Part of the Micromonospora rhizosphaerae genome is shown below.
GGTCCCGCAGCCGGTCGAGGACGACGCCCGCCGCCAGGGTGGCGACCGCCGTGATCGAACCGGCCAGCACGAGGGTCTGCCGGGGTCCGGCGTGCTCGGAGAGCCAGCCGAGCAGGGGCGCGCCGACCGCGGCGGAGACCGAGCCGGTGACCGCCAGGGCGGCGAGCACCCGGCCGCGCATGGCGTAGTCGGTGTCGAGCTGGGCCCGGGCGCCGACCGTGGTGTCGATGATCACGGCGGCGGCGGCGACGGGCAGGATCACCGCGGCGAAGCTCATGGTGCCCGGGGCGAGGCCGGCGACGATCTGCAGGGCGCTGGCCAGCAGGCCGGCGCCGACCAGCAGGTGGTAGCCAAGGTCTCTGCGACGGGCCGCGACGAGCGCGCCGAGCACCGTGCCCACGGCGAAGACGGTGGAGAGGAAGCCGTAGCCGGAGGCCCCGCCGCGCAGCGGGCCGTCGCTCATCGCCGCCATGGTGACCTGGTAGTTGCGGCCGAGGCTGCCGAGCACGAACGACAGGGCCATCGCGACCAGCACCACCGGCTGGCGCAGCAGGTAGCGGAATCCGGCCCGGATGCCACCGTCGGCTCCGGCGTCGGGCGCCGCCGGCTCGGCGACGTGCCGCTCCCGCTCGCGTACGGCGAACAGGGCCGCCACCACCGCGACGAAGCTGGCGGCGTTGATGCCGAAGAGCAGCGCGGGGCCGACGGCGGCGACCACGACGGCGCCGACGCTCATGCCGAGGATGCGGCCGGCGGAGTTGGTCAGCGAGCCCAGGGCGAGGGCGTTGCCGAGGCTCTCCCGGTCCACCAGCGTGGAGCACCAGCGCCCCATCACCGGGCCCTCGATCGCCGAGACCGCGCCGGTGACCAGGGAGATCGCGTAGATCGCCGGGAGACCGCCGGCGCCGGTGACGGCGACCAGGGCCAGCCCCGCCGCGAGGGCCGCGTGGGCGGCCTGGGCGGCGATCAGCAGCGGCTTGGCCGGCAGCCGGTCGGCCAGCGCGCCGCCCCAGGCACTGAGCACCAGGGTGGGCAGCGCCTGCAGCAGGACGGTGAACCCCATGGAGGTGGCGGACCGGGTTTCCGCCAGTACGTACCAGTTGACGCCGAGTACCTGCATCCAGGTCCCGATGACCGACACGAAGCCGGCGGCGGCCCAAATCCGGTAGTTGCGATGGCGCAGCGCGGCGAACGTGGCGCCGAGGGCCATGAGGATTCCCCGTCCAGACGATGACACGACGAAGCCGGACCCTCGCGGGTCCGGCCAGTCGCCAAGTCTGACGGCGGTTAAACCTATTTACCCTATTCCGTGAGGAGTCTCACCGCAGTGCATGATCACCGCGCGGCCAGCGGCTGCCGGGCCGGGTCCACCGGCGCGGGCAGCGTGCCCACCCCGCCCAGGTACGCGTGGATGGCCGCGGCGGCGGCCCGCCCCTCGGCGATCGCCCAGACGATCAGCGACGCGCCCCGGTGCATGTCCCCCGCGACGAAGACCCCGTCCGCATCGGTCTGCCAGTCGGGGCGGGCGTCGACCGCGCCGCGCGCGTTGCGGGTCACCCCGAGCTGCGCCAGCAGCGGCTGCTCCTCGGTCCCCTCGAAGCCGATGGCCAGCAGCACCAGGTCGGCCGGCAGTTCCCGCTCGGAGCCGGGCAGCACGGTCACGATCCGCCGGCCGTCCCGCTTCTCCACGGTCACCTCGGCGATCCGCACCGCCCGGACCTGGCCGGTGCCGTCGTCGAGGAACTCCTGCACCGCCACGGCGAAGGCCCGCTCGCCGCCCTCCTCGTGCGCCGGGTAGTTGCGCAGGATCCACGGCCAGGTCGGCCACGGGTCCCGTTCCGCGTCCCGGGCGTGCGGCGGCTCCGGGTAGAGGTCGAGCTGGTGGACGCCGGCCGCGCCCTGACGGTGGGTCACTCCCAGGCAGTCCGCGGCGGTGTCGCCACCGCCGATGATCACCACGTGCTTGCCGGCCGCGTCGATCGGCGTGCCGTCCGAGAGCACGGCGAGGGCGGGCCGCCCCTCCCCGGCCGCCGCGACGCTGGGCCGGCCGGCAGCCGCCTCCGCGACTGCGCGGTTGGCGGCGACCAGGTGCTCCATCGCCTGGTGCACGCCGCGCAGCCGCCGCCCCGGGGTCTCCGGGACGTCCCGGCCCTGCAGCGCGCCGCAGGCCAGCAGCACCGCGTCGTGCTCGGCGCGCAACTGCTCGGCGGTGACGTCGACGCCGACGTTCACCCCGGTGCGGAACTGGACGCCCTCGGCGGCGAGCTGGGCCAGCCGCCGGTCAATGTGCCGCTTCTCCAGCTTGAAGTCGGGGATGCCGTACCGGAGCAGTCCGCCGAGCGCGTCGTCGCGCTCGTACACCGTGACCGCGTGACCGGCGCGGGCGAGCTGCTGCGCGGCGGCGAGGCCGGCGGGCCCGGAGCCGACCACGGCGACCGACCGGCCGGTCGGCGCCGGCACCGGGCGCGGCCGCAGGCCCCCGCGGGCCACCGCCGCGTCGGCGATCTCCACCTCGACCTGCTTGATGGTGACCGGCTCGCCGCCGCCGATGCCGAGCACGCAGGCGGCCTCGCAGGGCGCCGGGCAGAGCCGGCCGGTGAACTCGGGGAAGTTGTTGGTGGCGTGCAGCGAGTCCACCGCGGCGTCCCAGTTGCCGGTGCGGACCAGGTCGTTCCAGTCCGGGATGCGGTTGCCCAGCGGACAGCCGTCGTGGCAGAACGGGATGCCGCAGTCCATGCACCGGGTGGCCTGCTCACGGATCAGCTCCTCGCCGGCCGGTGGGTAGACCTCCCGCCAGTCCATGATCCGCACCGGCACCGGGCGGCGCGCCGGCAGCCGCCGGTCGTAGCGCAGGAAACCGTTCGGGTCAGGCACGAGCCACCTCCTGGACCACCGCCCGCTGGGCGGGCGGCACCGGCATCGCCGATTGGGCCGGCTCAGCCGGCGCCGTCAGTTCTTTCATGACCGCGTCATCGACGTCACGGCCGGCGGCTTCGGCGGCCCGCATGATCTCCAGCACCCGGCGGTAGTCCCGGGGCACCACGGCGGTGAACTCGTCCACCGCCTCCGGCCAGCGCTTCAACAGCTGCTCGGCGACCGCCGAGTCGGTCTCGGCGAAGTGCCGCTGCACCAGCTCGTGCAGCAGGTCCCGCTCCTCCGCGCGCAGCGGGGAGAGGTCGACCAGCTCGGTGTTGACCAGCCGCCGGTCGAGGTTCCAGACGAACGCGGTGCCGCCGGACATGCCGGCGGCGAAGTTGCGCCCGGTCTCGCCGAGCACCACCACCGTGCCGCCGGTCATGTACTCGCAGCCGTGGTCGCCGACGCCCTCCACGACGGCGACGGCGCCGGAGTTGCGCACCGCGAACCGCTCGCCGACCCGGCCGCGCAGGAAGACCTCGCCCGCGGTGGCCCCGTACAGGATGGTGTTGCCGGCGATGATCTGGTCCTCGGCCCGCTCCCCCGGCCCGGCCTCGCCGTCGACGAACGGCGCGGCGGGGTCCGGGCGGACGATGATCCGCCCGCCGGAGAGGCCCTTGCCGACGTAGTCGTTGGCGTCGCCGTGCAGCCGCAGGGTGACCCCGCGCGGCAGGAACGCGCCGAAGGACTGGCCGGCGGTGCCGTGCAGCAGGAACTCGATGGTGTCGTCCGGCAGGCCGGCGCCGCCGAAGCGGCGGGTCACCTCGCCGCCGAGCATGGCGCCGACGCTGCGGTGCCCGTTGCGGACCGCCACCTCCACCCGGACCGGCGTGCGGTCGCGCAACGCCGGCTTGGCGAGGGCGATCAGTTGGTTGTCCAGGGCCAGCTCCAGGCCGTGGTCCTGGGCCCGGATCCGGTGCCGCGCGGCGCCCGCGGGCAGCTCCGGCAGGTGGAGTACGGGCGCCAGGTCCAACCCGTGCGCCTTCCAGTGCTCGATCGCCGGGGCGACGTCGAGCAGCTCGGCCTGCCCGATCGCCTCCTCGATCGACCGGAAGCCCAGCTCGGCCAGGTAGCCCCGGACCTCCTCGGCGAGGAAGAGGAAGAAGTTCTCCACGAACTCGGGCCGGCCGGTGAAGCGCTCGCGCAGCACCGGGTTCTGGGTGGCGATGCCGACCGGGCAGGTGTCCAGGTGGCAGACCCGCATCATCACGCAGCCCTCGACGATCAGCGGGGCGGTGGCGAAGCCGAACTCCTCGGCGCCGAGCAGCGTCGCGATGAGCACGTCCCGGCCGGTCTTGAGCTGCCCGTCCACCTGCACGGTGACCCGGTCGCGCAGGTTGTTGAGCAGCAGCGTCTGCTGCGCCTCGGCCAGGCCCAGCTCCCACGGGGTGCCGGCGTGCTTGAGCGAGTTCAGCGGGGACGCGCCGGTGCCGCCGTCGTGGCCGGAGATCAGGATGACGTCCGCCTTGAGCTTGGCGACGCCCGCCGCGACGGTGCCCACGCCGACCTCGCTGACCAGCTTGACGTGCACCCTGGCGGCCGGGTTGACGCACTTCAGGTCGTGCACCAGCTGGGCGAGGTCCTCGATGGAGTAGATGTCGTGGTGCGGCGGCGGGGAGATCAGGCCGACGCCCGGGGTGGCGTGCCGGGTCCGCGCGATCCACGGCCAGACCTTGTTGCCGGGGAGCTGGCCGCCCTCGCCGGGCTTGGCGCCCTGGGCCATCTTGATCTGGAGGTCGTCGGCGTTGACCAGGTATTCACTCGTCACGCCGAACCGGCCGCTGGCGATCTGCTTGACCGCCGAGCGCCGCTGCGGGTCGTGCAGCCGCTCGACGTCCTCGCCGCCCTCGCCGGTGTTGGACCTGCCGCCGAGGCGGTTCATCGCGATGGCCAGGGTCTCGTGCGCCTCCGCCGAGATCGACCCGTACGACATGGCGCCGGTGGCGAACCGCTTGACGATCTCGCTGGCCGGCTCGACCTCGTCGAGCGGCACCGGCGGCCGGACCCCGGTGCGCAGGGTGAACAGGCCGCGCAGCGAGCCGGCCTGCGCGGCCAACTCGTCGACCTTGGCGGTGTACTGCCGGAAGATGTCGTACTGCCGGCTGCGGGTGGCGTGCTGGAGCAGGAAGACCGTCTCCGGGTTGAACAGGTGCAGCTCGCCCTCGCGGCGCCACTGGTACTCCCCGCCGACCTCCAGCCGGTCGGAGCTCTCCGCGCCCGGCGCCGGCCAGGCCAGGGCGTGCCGGGCCGCCACCTCGGCGTGGATCTCGTTCAGCCCGATCCCGCCGATCTTGCTCGGGGTGCCCCGGAAGTAGCGCTCGACCAGCCGGGTGTCCAGGCCGACCGCCTCGAAGACCTGCGCCCCGCAGTACGACGACACGGTCGAGATGCCCATCTTGGACATGATCTTCAGGACGCCCTTGCCGAGCGCCTTGACGTAGTTGCGGATGGCCCTCGCCGCCATCTCCGATGGGGGCTCGTCAGGCTGAGTCGGGGCGACTCCGGTCAGTACTCCGGTGGAGATCATGTCCTCGACCGACTCGAAGGCCAGGTACGGGTTGACCGCCGCCGCGCCGTAGCCGATCAGCACCGCCGCGTGGTGCACCTCGCGGCAGTCGCCGGACTCCACGATCAGCGCCACCTGGGTGCGGGTCTGCTCGCGTACCAGGTGCTGGTGCACCGCCGCGGTGAGCAGCAGCGACGGGATCGGCGCCAGGTCGGCGTTGGAGTCCCGGTCGGACAGCACCAGGATCCGCACGCCGTCCTCGATCGCCTCGGAGACGTGCCGGCAGATCTCGGTCAGCCGGGCCTTGATGCCCTTGGCGCCCTCGCGGATCCGGTACAGCCCGGAGACCCGGACCGCCTTGAAGCCGGGCAGGTCGCCGTCCTCGTCGATGGAGAGGATCTTGGCCAGCTCGTCGTTGTCGATCACCGGGTACGGCAGCACGATCTGCCGGCAGCTCGCCGGACCGGGATCGAGCAGGTTGCCCTCGGGGCCGATGGTGGACTGCAGGCTGGTCACCAGCTCCTCGCGGATGGCGTCCAGCGGTGGGTTGGTGACCTGGGCGAAGAGCTGGTGGAAGTAGTCGTAGAGCAGGCGCGGCCGGGTGGAGAGCGGCGAGATCGGGGTGTCGGTGCCCATCGAGCCGATCGGCTCGGCGCCGGTCCGGGCCATCGGCGCGAGCAGGATCTTCAGCTCCTCCTCGGTGTAGCCGAAGGTCTGCTGGCCGCGGCGTACCGAGTCGTGGGTGTAGACGATGTGCTCGCGCGGGGGCAGGTCGGTCAGGTCGATCAGTCCGGCGTGCAGCCACTCGTCGTACGGCTGGGCGGCGGCCAGCTCGGCCTTGATCTCGTCGTCCGAGACGATCCGGTGGTTGACCGTGTCGACCAGGAACATCTTCCCGGGCTGGAGCCGGCCCTTGGCCACCACCCGGGCCGGGTCGAGGTCGAGCACGCCCGCCTCGCTGCCCAGCACCACGAGCCCGTCCGAGGTGCGCCACCAGCGGCCGGGGCGCAGCCCGTTGCGGTCCAGCACCGCGCCGACGATCTCGCCGTCGGTGAAGGCGACCGAGGCCGGGCCGTCCCACGGCTCCATCAGGCTGGCGTGGAACCGGTAGAAGGCGCGCTTGTCCGGACGCATGTCCGGGTCGTTCTCCCAGGCCTCCGGGATCATCATCAGCACCGCGTGCGGCAGGCTCCGCCCGGCCAGGTGCAGCAGCTCCAGGACCTCGTCGAAGTTGGCCGAGTCGGACGCGCCCGGGGTGCAGACCGGGAAGACCCGGCGGATGTTGCCCGGGAGGTCCGGACTGCGCAGCAGCGCCTCTCGTGCCTGCATCCAGTTCCGATTGCCGCGGATGGTGTTGATCTCGCCGTTGTGCGCGATGTAGCGGTACGGGTGGGCCAGCGGCCAGGACGGGAACGTGTTGGTGGAGAAGCGCGAGTGCACCAGCGCGATGGCGCTGGCCACCCGCTCGTCGGTCAGCTCCGGGTAGTACGCCGGGAGCTGGTCGGGGGTGAGCATGCCCTTCCAGACCATGGTCCGGGCGGACAACGACGGGAAGTACGCCGGCACGCCCCGCTCGGCGGTCTCCCGTTCGGCCTGCTTGCGCACGCAGAACGCCACCCGGTCCAGCGCCAACCCGGCGAGCGGCGAGCCGGCCGGCCCGGCCGGCGAGTCGGTCAGCCGGTGCGCGGCGAGGAAGAGCTGCCGGACCCGGGGCATCGCCGCGAGCGCGGAAGCGCCGAGGCCGTTCGGGTCGGTCGGCACCTCCCGCCAGCCGAGCACGTCGGCCCCCTCGACCAGGGCGTACTTCTCCACCACCTGGCGGGCCCGGGCCTCGGCGGTGTCGTCGTCGGGGAGGAAGACCAGGCCGGTGGCGTACCGGCCGGCCGGCGGCAGCGGGAAGTCGACCACGGCGCGCAGGAACGCGTCCGGCACCTGGATCATGATCCCCGCGCCGTCACCGGTGTTGTGCTCCGCGCCCCGGGCACCCCGGTGGTCCAGCCGGCAGAGCGCCCCGAGACCATTCGCGACGACCTCGTGCGACCGTCGTCCGTGCAGGTCGGCGACGAAGGCGACGCCGCAGGCGTCGTGCTCCTGCGCGGGGTCGTAGAGGCCGCTCGCGGGCGGGGCCGACTGGGGGCTGAGAGGGTACGGAAAGGCCACCGGGCCTCCTGTCGTCACTCAGGGTGGATCATGGTCGGGACGACGTCGGCCCTTGTCGGACTATTGAGTCTACGTTAGGGCCGTTCGCGCAAGGCCAGTTCGGATTGATCACACTTCCAGAATCTGGGACGTGTAGTCTCGCGCGGTGGATGTGGTACGCACTGAGGCGCTCCTCGACCGGCTGGAGCATTTCTACGACGCGGTGCCCCGCGACGGAGCCCGCACGGAGGAGTACGGCCCCCTGGTGCTCTTCGTCCGGGACGGTGCCGGCTGGCCGTTCTACGCCCGGCCCCGGCTCGACGCGACCCGGTCGCCCTCACTCGCCGACATCACCGCCGTCCGGGCCCGCCAGCGCGAGCTGGGGCTGCCGGAGGCCTTCGAGTGGGTCCACGAGACCACCCCCGACCTGCTCGCGGTCGCCCGCTCGGCGGGACTGAACGTGCTGGAAGCGCCGCTGATGGTGCTCGACCCGGCCGGCCTGCCGGACCCGGCGACGCTCAGCGACGTACCGGTGCGGGTGCTGGACCCGGCGACGCCCGGCTTCGCCGCGGACGTCGCCGTCCGGCGGGCCATCGCGGCGGTCGGCTTCTCGAACGCCGGCACCGAGCGGGGCGTGGCCGGACCGGCCGAGCGGGACGCCGCGGTGACGGGGCTCGACGTGGCCGCGCTGGACGAGGAGGGCGTCCGGATCGCCGACGGCCGGCGGATCTCGGTGCTCGCCGAGACCCCCGAGGAGGGGGCGCTGGCCAGCGGGATGGCGATGCGGGTGGGCGACGTGGCGGAGATCGCCGGGGTGGCCACCCTGCCGGTCGCCCGCCGGCGCGGCCTCGGCGCGGCGGTCACCGCCACGCTGGCCCACGCGCTGCTCGCCGCCGGCACCGAGCTGATCTTCCTTTCCGCGGGCAACGAGGAGATCGCCCGGGTCTACCTGCGGGTCGGCTTCCGCCGGGTCGGCACCGCCTGCATCGCCGAACCGGCCGCCCTCATCGGCTGACGGCGAGCCGGGTGGCGGCTTCGGCCGCCCTCATCGGCTCGCAGCGCGGCGGCGCCCGCCCTGATCGGCTCGCAGCTCGGCGGCCGCCGCCGGGTCGGGCCGGGCGTCCAGGTTGGGCCGGGAGGCGGCTCGGGCCGGGCGGGCGGGTCCGAGCGGCGGGCGGCGGGCCCGCGGGCTCAGGCGCCGGACCTCAGGCGGGCGGGTGCCACTGGGCGGCCGCGGAGGCGGCGGTGTTGCGCAGCCGGGGGCTGATCGTGCCGAGGGCCGCGTCGCGGGCGCGCAACGCCAAGCGGCCCCGGGTCTGCAGCACCGCGGACATCCGGCGGGTCTGCCGGACCATCGTCGCCGCGCGGGGGCGGCGCAGCCGGTCGTACGACTGCACGGCGTCGGGCAGCCGGGAC
Proteins encoded:
- the gltB gene encoding glutamate synthase large subunit — encoded protein: MAFPYPLSPQSAPPASGLYDPAQEHDACGVAFVADLHGRRSHEVVANGLGALCRLDHRGARGAEHNTGDGAGIMIQVPDAFLRAVVDFPLPPAGRYATGLVFLPDDDTAEARARQVVEKYALVEGADVLGWREVPTDPNGLGASALAAMPRVRQLFLAAHRLTDSPAGPAGSPLAGLALDRVAFCVRKQAERETAERGVPAYFPSLSARTMVWKGMLTPDQLPAYYPELTDERVASAIALVHSRFSTNTFPSWPLAHPYRYIAHNGEINTIRGNRNWMQAREALLRSPDLPGNIRRVFPVCTPGASDSANFDEVLELLHLAGRSLPHAVLMMIPEAWENDPDMRPDKRAFYRFHASLMEPWDGPASVAFTDGEIVGAVLDRNGLRPGRWWRTSDGLVVLGSEAGVLDLDPARVVAKGRLQPGKMFLVDTVNHRIVSDDEIKAELAAAQPYDEWLHAGLIDLTDLPPREHIVYTHDSVRRGQQTFGYTEEELKILLAPMARTGAEPIGSMGTDTPISPLSTRPRLLYDYFHQLFAQVTNPPLDAIREELVTSLQSTIGPEGNLLDPGPASCRQIVLPYPVIDNDELAKILSIDEDGDLPGFKAVRVSGLYRIREGAKGIKARLTEICRHVSEAIEDGVRILVLSDRDSNADLAPIPSLLLTAAVHQHLVREQTRTQVALIVESGDCREVHHAAVLIGYGAAAVNPYLAFESVEDMISTGVLTGVAPTQPDEPPSEMAARAIRNYVKALGKGVLKIMSKMGISTVSSYCGAQVFEAVGLDTRLVERYFRGTPSKIGGIGLNEIHAEVAARHALAWPAPGAESSDRLEVGGEYQWRREGELHLFNPETVFLLQHATRSRQYDIFRQYTAKVDELAAQAGSLRGLFTLRTGVRPPVPLDEVEPASEIVKRFATGAMSYGSISAEAHETLAIAMNRLGGRSNTGEGGEDVERLHDPQRRSAVKQIASGRFGVTSEYLVNADDLQIKMAQGAKPGEGGQLPGNKVWPWIARTRHATPGVGLISPPPHHDIYSIEDLAQLVHDLKCVNPAARVHVKLVSEVGVGTVAAGVAKLKADVILISGHDGGTGASPLNSLKHAGTPWELGLAEAQQTLLLNNLRDRVTVQVDGQLKTGRDVLIATLLGAEEFGFATAPLIVEGCVMMRVCHLDTCPVGIATQNPVLRERFTGRPEFVENFFLFLAEEVRGYLAELGFRSIEEAIGQAELLDVAPAIEHWKAHGLDLAPVLHLPELPAGAARHRIRAQDHGLELALDNQLIALAKPALRDRTPVRVEVAVRNGHRSVGAMLGGEVTRRFGGAGLPDDTIEFLLHGTAGQSFGAFLPRGVTLRLHGDANDYVGKGLSGGRIIVRPDPAAPFVDGEAGPGERAEDQIIAGNTILYGATAGEVFLRGRVGERFAVRNSGAVAVVEGVGDHGCEYMTGGTVVVLGETGRNFAAGMSGGTAFVWNLDRRLVNTELVDLSPLRAEERDLLHELVQRHFAETDSAVAEQLLKRWPEAVDEFTAVVPRDYRRVLEIMRAAEAAGRDVDDAVMKELTAPAEPAQSAMPVPPAQRAVVQEVARA
- a CDS encoding MFS transporter, which translates into the protein MALGATFAALRHRNYRIWAAAGFVSVIGTWMQVLGVNWYVLAETRSATSMGFTVLLQALPTLVLSAWGGALADRLPAKPLLIAAQAAHAALAAGLALVAVTGAGGLPAIYAISLVTGAVSAIEGPVMGRWCSTLVDRESLGNALALGSLTNSAGRILGMSVGAVVVAAVGPALLFGINAASFVAVVAALFAVRERERHVAEPAAPDAGADGGIRAGFRYLLRQPVVLVAMALSFVLGSLGRNYQVTMAAMSDGPLRGGASGYGFLSTVFAVGTVLGALVAARRRDLGYHLLVGAGLLASALQIVAGLAPGTMSFAAVILPVAAAAVIIDTTVGARAQLDTDYAMRGRVLAALAVTGSVSAAVGAPLLGWLSEHAGPRQTLVLAGSITAVATLAAGVVLDRLRDRRLRRRVALVLAAPAVRRPVRRVAATAARVRPSTATVGAARPARAPRPAGRVLPGTRLAAFRPGTGRLRSSRAARPAHECAACAAHRGRRRSRLTGAARSAAHLADCPRSA
- a CDS encoding GNAT family N-acetyltransferase, which translates into the protein MDVVRTEALLDRLEHFYDAVPRDGARTEEYGPLVLFVRDGAGWPFYARPRLDATRSPSLADITAVRARQRELGLPEAFEWVHETTPDLLAVARSAGLNVLEAPLMVLDPAGLPDPATLSDVPVRVLDPATPGFAADVAVRRAIAAVGFSNAGTERGVAGPAERDAAVTGLDVAALDEEGVRIADGRRISVLAETPEEGALASGMAMRVGDVAEIAGVATLPVARRRGLGAAVTATLAHALLAAGTELIFLSAGNEEIARVYLRVGFRRVGTACIAEPAALIG
- a CDS encoding glutamate synthase subunit beta, with the protein product MPDPNGFLRYDRRLPARRPVPVRIMDWREVYPPAGEELIREQATRCMDCGIPFCHDGCPLGNRIPDWNDLVRTGNWDAAVDSLHATNNFPEFTGRLCPAPCEAACVLGIGGGEPVTIKQVEVEIADAAVARGGLRPRPVPAPTGRSVAVVGSGPAGLAAAQQLARAGHAVTVYERDDALGGLLRYGIPDFKLEKRHIDRRLAQLAAEGVQFRTGVNVGVDVTAEQLRAEHDAVLLACGALQGRDVPETPGRRLRGVHQAMEHLVAANRAVAEAAAGRPSVAAAGEGRPALAVLSDGTPIDAAGKHVVIIGGGDTAADCLGVTHRQGAAGVHQLDLYPEPPHARDAERDPWPTWPWILRNYPAHEEGGERAFAVAVQEFLDDGTGQVRAVRIAEVTVEKRDGRRIVTVLPGSERELPADLVLLAIGFEGTEEQPLLAQLGVTRNARGAVDARPDWQTDADGVFVAGDMHRGASLIVWAIAEGRAAAAAIHAYLGGVGTLPAPVDPARQPLAAR